Within Amycolatopsis sp. FDAARGOS 1241, the genomic segment CCGCCTGCGCGATACTGCCACGGAAGAAGCAGTCCTCGACCACCCACAGCTCGGCGAACCCGAGCCGCTTCGCCTGCCGCACGTAGGCCACGAACTCCCCGAACCCGAGGTCCGGTCGCGCGACGACGCACACCGCCGGTGCCATGGCTCCTTTATGCCCGTCGTCCACAATGGATGGCCGAACGGTCGCTCACCCGACCCCGACCCTTGACGCCAAGATCAACTCCGGGAAAGTTCATCGGGTGAGCGGAAAAGCACTGTGTGTGGTGATCTCGTTCGCGCTCGCCGTCTTGGGCGTGGTCGCGGTGGCGCCCGCGGCCACGGCCGCACCCGGGCGCATCCCTGTTGTCCTCTTCCCGGCCTTCCGCCTGACCAAGCTCCAGGTCACGGTCCACGGTCAGGCCACCCACCCGGCGTGCCCGCGGTCGGGCTCCTTCGTGGACTACTACGGCAACGATCACCCGAGCACCGCGTTCAGCCAGGTCTGCCAGGACGAGCTGCTGACCCTGCGCTACAGCGGCGACCCGTTCGTGCCGATGACCGAGCGTTTCTCCGAGCAGCCGGGTGTCGACGTGCGGGTGCTCGACTACGGCAAGACCACCAGTGCGCCGTTCTACGAACCGCTGTACCGCACTCTCGACGCCCACGGGTACCAGCGCGACCGCGACATCCGCGTCGCCGGTTACGACGCGCGCCGCACCCCTGACCTCGGCGGGTTCGTCGAGCGCACCATCGACCTGATCGAGCAGAACTCACGCGCCAACGGCAATCACCCCGTGCGGCTCGTCGGCCATTCCAACGGGCCGCTTTACGCGCAGTACCTGCTCACGCACACGAGCCGCGCGTGGTGCGCCCGCTACATCCAGGGCTTCACCTCGATCGCCGGCAACCTACGCGGCCAGCGGCTGTTGTACGCGACGGTGTTCACCGGCCTGAACATCCTCGACTTCACGAATCCCACGACGCCGGCGAACGCTCGCAGCAGCGCCGGGATGTACCTCACCGCGCCGACGACGTAACTGAGCACCGCCGACCCGAGGGTGTTCGGCGATCGCGAAACCGTGGTCGTCGACGAGTCCACCGGCCGTTCCTACACCCCGGTCGACTATCCGCGCTTGTTTGCCGACGCCCGTCTGCCCGTCGCGGCAGCGCTGGCGAAGTACTACACCGACTTCGTGAAGTTCACCGATCCCGCGCACTTCCCGGACGTCGACGTGACCGCCGAAAAGCTCGGGAGTGCCGACGGTTGTCGGAGCGCGTCTGCCGAACCTCACTGCCGGCCAGGTTGCCGGGGGACCCGCCACGATGATCACGCGCGACGGCGACGGCAACCAGGAGGACCTCACCAACGAGGCCAGCCGGGTGTGGGCGGGGATGGCGTGCTGCTCGTACCGGCTCAACGACAACCCCGGCGTGGATCATTTTTCGTTGCCCGGCAATGAGGGCGTGCTGAACCGGTTGCTCGCCGATCTCGGCGCGTGAGAGAGCCCGCGGAGGGCTCTCCGGTCAGGACGGCTCTTCGGCCGGTGGCTCGTCGGGCCAGTCGAGGCCGGCTTCGGTGATCAAGGTTTCGAAGATCGGCGTTTCCGGGTGGCTCATGGTTCCCCCTGCTGTTCCCCTCGTTGCTCCAGGCGGCTCGACCACTCCCCGTGATCGATCGATACCTAAAGTAACAGGTACAGAAGTGTAGCGGATATCCCCGGCGGCGCTACACTTCCCGCCGATGACGACTCCGGGCTCCCCGCGCAAGGCCGACGGGCGGGCGGCGCGCTGGGCCGGCCAGCGGGAACGGCGCCGCCGGGAGTTCGTGGAGGCGGGGCTGCGGGCGATCGCGCGGCACGGGCCTGGTGTGTCGACGGAACAGATCGCCGAGGAGGCGGGTGTCGCGCGTACGCGACTGTACAAGCACTTCGCCGGCGCCACCGACCTGCAACGCGCCATCGCCGAACGAGCGGGTGAGCTGATCACCACGGAATTCACCCCGTTGTGGGACCCACCGGGCGCGCCGAGGCAGATGATCGAGCACGCGATCGGCGCGCACACGCGCTGGCTCGCCGACCACGCCAACCTCTACCGCTACCTCACCCGCCACTCGCTGTCGGGCCACTCCGGCACGCGCGACGTCGTCGCCGACGTGAAGACCGCGATCGCCCGGCAGCTGACCACGCTGTTCGAGCGCTACCTCGCCCGGTTCGGCTTGGACACGCGGCCCGCGGAGGCGATCGCGTACGGGGTCGTCGGGCTCGTCGAGTCGAGCACGGCCCGCTGGCTCGAAAACCCCCGCGATCTCGGCGAAGCCGAACTGGCCACGCTGCTGGCCCGCTGGACCTGGCACATCCTCGACGACACCCTGCGCACGGGCGGCGTCGAGCTGGATCCCGGCAAACCCCTGCCCTCCGCGTGAGTCCACTGTGGATCAGGGCGTGACGAGGCCGGCGAAGGCGGCGCGCACGTCGGCGGCCGACGCCTCCACCTGCAGGTCCGAGGGTGGGCCGAGGTCGGTGGACGGGTACGACGTGTAGTGCATGGTCCGGGGGCAGCTCGTGCCGCCGATCTCGATTTTAGTGTCGGAGACGAGCCGCCCGGTGCGCAGCTCGTAGGCCTTCACCGGGATGGCGACCTTGGGGAACGTCACCTCGTGCGGGAATTCGGGGCACGTCTTGTTCTCGTGCATGTCCGGACCGCGATGCCGTCCTCGGGTTCACCGGCGCAGACGACGAGGACGGACTGAGTCGCGTCGTCGGTGCGCCACTCGGCGGGCAGGCGGCCGGTGAAGTCACCACCGCCGGTGAACAGCGCGCGGTTGGTGCCCTTGCCGTACCGCGCGGCGCCGCTGTAGCGGCCGGTTCGGTGCCGTACCGGGAGCGCTGCAGCAGGGCGCGGACGTTGGCCAGTTCGCGCGCCAGTGTGGCTTTTCTGAGGCCGTCGGTGGCCTTGGCGGTCCCGGCGCTGTGCGGGTACTGGTCGAGCGCCTGCTGGTACCGGGTTCGGAGTGCTGCCAGTCGCCTGCGGCCGGCAGGAGATCGCAAGCGACGAGTGCCCCCGGGCGGACGCGCGCGAGCACCGCGGTGGTGCGCGCGTCGTTGCCTCGCTGCATCCGCAGCCAGTCGGTGTCCGCGGCGATGTCGCACGGTTACTGGCCGGGCAGCGCGCGCAGGAACCGTTCCAGGACGACGTCGGCCATGCGGACGTGGCCGGGCAGCTCCACGCGGACAGGCGTCAGCGCGTCGAACCGGGTCTTCACTGCCCGGCGTTGCCCGGCAGGCCGCCGGTGAGGTCCCGGCTCGCTTCGTCGAGGCGGCAGGCTTGCGCGGTCGCGTCGCCGGCCGCGGTCGCGGAGGCGTTGACCAGCCGGTGGCCGAACCACACGCGATCGAGCGCTTCGTGGCCCGCGCGCAGTCCGCGGCGGCTTTCGCAACGCTCACCTCGCTCGCGATCGCCGTGGCGTCCACGCCGACCAGTGCCGCCACCAGCAGCACCGGTACCGCGGCCGCCCCCGCGGCCGGCCACTGCCACCACGGGCCGCCACCC encodes:
- a CDS encoding TetR/AcrR family transcriptional regulator, giving the protein MTTPGSPRKADGRAARWAGQRERRRREFVEAGLRAIARHGPGVSTEQIAEEAGVARTRLYKHFAGATDLQRAIAERAGELITTEFTPLWDPPGAPRQMIEHAIGAHTRWLADHANLYRYLTRHSLSGHSGTRDVVADVKTAIARQLTTLFERYLARFGLDTRPAEAIAYGVVGLVESSTARWLENPRDLGEAELATLLARWTWHILDDTLRTGGVELDPGKPLPSA